The following proteins come from a genomic window of Nostoc sp. ATCC 53789:
- a CDS encoding DUF433 domain-containing protein yields MNYHEIITIEPGKRSGKPCIRGMRITVYDILEYLAGGMTEAEILEDFSELTFEDIKTCLAFAADREKKLFVVSL; encoded by the coding sequence ATGAATTACCACGAAATTATTACGATTGAGCCTGGAAAACGCAGTGGTAAACCCTGTATCCGAGGAATGCGAATAACTGTTTATGATATTTTGGAGTATCTTGCTGGTGGAATGACTGAAGCAGAAATACTAGAGGATTTTTCGGAATTAACTTTCGAAGATATCAAAACGTGTCTAGCTTTTGCTGCCGATCGTGAGAAGAAGTTATTTG